One genomic window of Microbacterium testaceum StLB037 includes the following:
- a CDS encoding HAD hydrolase-like protein, which produces MPVRSPFSCVLWDVDGTLVDASEGILRRLTITLEHFGRTPPTRGELSRWIGPPMFESFQVNVGMTPEQSTEAVAFYRGLNKSEGYTVSARLYPGVAELVHDLHAAGVPQSTASSKPEVQVVALMDHFGLAPDLEAIVGASLDERSLSAKSDIVREALRRLEANGVDTSRPVLIGDRHHDVEGGADAGVPVIFVRWGFSWPYEADGAQAAVDDIDQLRALLLVPDEEEAVVPRV; this is translated from the coding sequence ATGCCTGTGCGTTCCCCCTTCTCGTGTGTCCTGTGGGACGTCGACGGCACTCTCGTCGACGCGTCCGAGGGGATCCTCCGCCGACTGACCATCACGCTCGAGCACTTCGGGCGCACTCCTCCGACCCGCGGCGAGCTCTCGCGCTGGATCGGTCCGCCCATGTTCGAGTCGTTCCAGGTGAACGTCGGCATGACCCCCGAGCAGTCGACCGAGGCCGTCGCCTTCTACCGCGGCCTCAACAAGAGCGAGGGATACACCGTCAGCGCGCGGCTCTACCCCGGTGTCGCCGAGCTCGTGCACGACCTCCACGCCGCGGGCGTCCCGCAGTCGACCGCGAGCTCGAAGCCCGAGGTGCAGGTCGTCGCCCTCATGGACCACTTCGGCCTCGCCCCCGACCTCGAGGCGATCGTCGGCGCCTCGCTCGATGAGCGCAGCCTGAGCGCGAAGTCCGACATCGTGCGCGAGGCGCTGCGTCGCCTCGAAGCCAACGGGGTCGACACCTCGCGTCCCGTCCTCATCGGCGATCGGCACCACGACGTCGAGGGCGGAGCGGATGCCGGAGTGCCCGTCATCTTCGTCCGGTGGGGCTTCAGCTGGCCCTACGAGGCCGACGGCGCCCAGGCCGCGGTCGACGACATCGATCAGCTGCGCGCCCTGCTCCTCGTCCCCGACGAGGAGGAAGCCGTCGTGCCCCGTGTCTGA